A stretch of the Corylus avellana chromosome ca6, CavTom2PMs-1.0 genome encodes the following:
- the LOC132185317 gene encoding protein argonaute 1-like, whose protein sequence is MPRRRRGRGRGGGGGQGGGGSGPGAPPGSSPPAPPTAFLSVAPPATSFPATPSAVASPAGPPPLALASRDSSVASSSALPLVSDSTSVAPLSREIDDKLTLLQVPAPLQFPFTFPKRPGYGTIGKRIAVRANHFLVEVADRDLHHYAVSITPAVTSKKINRVIINQLVNLYKESHLGSRSPAYDGWSNLYTAGPLPFKSMDFVIKLIENDDHRASSSCSVRKEYRFIVTIKFISRADIHHLRQFLSGRQLDAPQETIQALSVVLKATSSEKYNVVGRSFFHPELGRMGELAGNGIEYWRGYYQSLRLTQMGLSLCIDVSVQPFYEPILVIEFLAKHFNFHFSSSMPDQDRQKVSFATIKFGAL, encoded by the exons ATGCCGCGTCGACGCCGTGGAAGAGGCAGAGGCGGTGGCGGTGGACAAGGTGGAGGAGGAAGTGGCCCGGGTGCTCCCCCTGGCTCCTCTCCACCTGCTCCACCGACCGCTTTTTTATCGGTGGCTCCTCCAGCCACTTCTTTTCCGGCCACACCTTCAGCAGTCGCTTCTCCGGCTGGACCTCCTCCGCTAGCTCTAGCTTCACGCGATTCTTCTGTGGCGTCGAGCTCAGCTCTGCCACTGGTTTCAGATTCAACCTCTGTGGCTCCTCTGAGCCGTGAAATCGACGATAAACTTACATTATTGCAGGTTCCAGCGCCTCTGCAATTTCCTTTTACCTTTCCAAAGAGGCCTGGGTACGGAACCATCGGAAAGAGAATCGCTGTCCGAGCAAATCATTTTCTTGTGGAAGTCGCGGACAGAGATCTCCATCACTACGCC GTTTCCATTACACCCGCGGTTACTTCAAAGAAAATCAACCGAGTTATAATTAACCAACTGGTTAACTTATACAAAGAATCACACTTGGGTAGCCGAAGTCCTGCATATGATGGCTGGAGTAACCTCTATACAGCAGGGCCATTGCCGTTTAAGTCGATGGACTTTGTTATCAAGTTAATTGAAAATGATGATCATCGTGCCTCATCATCTTGTTCAGTGag AAAGGAATATCGGTTTATAGTGACAATCAAGTTCATTTCTAGGGCTGACATTCACCATCTTCGACAGTTTTTGAGCGGTAGGCAACTGGATGCTCCACAAGAAACCATACAAGCTCTTAGTGTGGTTCTTAAAGCGACATCATCAGAGAA GTACAACGTTGTGGGGAGGTCATTTTTCCATCCTGAGTTGGGTCGAATGGGTGAACTGGCCGGTAATGGTATAGAATATTGGAGAGGATATTATCAGAGTCTTCGTCTAACCCAAATGGGACTTTCCCTTTGTATTG ATGTGTCAGTTCAGCCTTTCTATGAACCAATTCTTGTGATAGAGTTTCTtgcaaaacattttaatttccatttttcAAGCAGTATGCCTGATCAAGATCGTCAGAAGGTTTCTTTTGCTACTATAAAATTTGGTGCTCTATGA